Sequence from the Arthrobacter pigmenti genome:
CGTGTTCTCGAAGTAGCCGTAGTGCGTGGGGTACTGCATCGAAGTGAAGAGCACGCGGTCAAGGCGGAGGCGGTGGGTCTCGTGGTCGATCTCGTACTTGACGCGCGATCCCTTGGGGATCTCGATCGTGACGTCGAGCTTCATTGACATGGGAACTCCTGCTGTCAGGGAAAGGAACTGGATGGGCGCGTGAGAGATCGGACAAGATCCGGACACGGCCCGGTCTACTGTTAAAGATATAGGCCGGGCGTGTACATCACCGATTCCGTGACCGCGCTGTTCGCCCATACCCATTGCAAATGCCCCGAGAGGACTCCATTGAAGCGCAGCACGCGGGTGCTCACGGCGATGTTGCTCGTCGTGGTCCTTGGCGTTCTCGCGGTTCCCTTCGGCGTCCACTATGGGCCCCAGCTCGCAGAGGCGCTCCAGGAGCGTGCTCCGGAGCCCGAACCGAGTGTCCCGGCCATCCAGCAGGCTCCCGAGGAGGTCGCGGCGCCAACGCTCGTCAGCCGCCTCGATTCCGGCGCGCCGATGCCGGCGCCGGAAGTACTCGCGCCGCTGCTCAACGAGGCACTGCAGGTCCCGGGAGGCACACCGGTGACCGGCGTCGTCCTTGACGCGGCAACGGGTGAGTCCCTCTTCGATCAGGGCGGCGCCGAACTGCAGTTACCGGCGTCGAACATCAAACTGCTTACGGCCACCGCCGTGCTGGCCAGGATCGATCCGGACCGGCGCCTCACCACCTCAGTCCACCGCGCCGGCACAGGCAACGTGCTGGTGTTGAAGGCGGGCGGAGATGCCCTGTTGGGCTCGGGGGAGTCCAACCCGGAGGCCATCGTGGGGCGCGCGGGCCTTGCCACGCTTGCAGCCAGGACCGCCGAGGCACTCACGGGCGGCGGTCCCTATCAGCTGGTCCTCGACGACACCCTCTTCGTAGGACCGGTGTTGAACGCGAGCTGGCAGGAAGGCGACATCCAGGCCGGTGAGATTGCGCCCATCTACCCGCTCGCCATCAACTCCTCCTGGCTGGATGAGTCGAAGCAGGGCGGCGCGCGCGCAGACGATGCCGCCCTGGCGGCTGCTGCCTCCTTCCGGGAAGCACTGATCAGTGAAGGCATCGAGGTCGTCGAAGGTATTGAACGCCAGGCCGCCCCAGAGGAGGCAACGCTTGTTGCCGCGGTCGAATCCGCCACCGTCGAGGAACAGGTCGAGCACATGCTCCTCACCTCGGACAATTACCTCGCGGAGGTCCTGGCCAGGCTTGCCGCGGAGGCGAGCGGGCCGCCGGCGTCGTTCGGTGGTGGACTCGAAACGATCGCGGAGGTCATCAACGGTCTCGAACTGGAGACTGAGGGCATGGTGTTCGGGGACGCGTCAGGCCTCTCCCCACGCAACCGGGTCACGCCGCAGCAGCTCGCCGGCGTCGTGCGGATCCTGCTTCGCAGTGACAACCGCGCCCTGCGCCACGTGTTGCACGGGCTGCCGATAGCCAGCCTTTCGGGGACGCTGGCGGGCCGCTATAACGACGACGACGCCCCCACCTTCGCCGGCGCCGGCCTCGTGCGTGCCAAGACCGGGACGCTGAACGCCGTCACTGCCCTGAGCGGCTACGTGGTTTCGGCGGACGGGCGGCTGCTCGTGTTCTCCTTCATCGCCAGCGGGCTGGACGGTACAACCGCGCCGGCACGGGACGCCGTCGACGCCGCGGCCGCCGTCCTCGCAGGGTGCGGCTGCCGGTAGCCTGGGGGTTGCCATCGCCGCCCAATTCCGGCCAGCATTCCCGGCTGATTCCATGCAGGTTTGCCGTCTACGGACCTCTGAGGAGCGGCGTGTCTCGCCGCGACACGCACCTCATCCCCTCACACCTGCACGGAATCGTTCGAGGGCGCCCGCAAGCGACCTCCCAGACTAGTGTGGTCGAATGGTCAGCATGGACAGCAGCACTCCTATTCAGCTCGTCAACTGGGATCTGGCCGCCAGCAGCGCCGCGAAACTGGCCCCTCCCGGCCCAAAGCTAAGCCCAGGGGAGGTTGCCGCCGTCGTCGAAAATCTCCGTGAGCTCGCCGACCTCTCCGTTGAACATGTCCACCGAATCACCGGGCTTGAGGCCGCGCGGGACCTGCGGGACTCTGACCTGGTGATCGTGGACCGCGCATCCTGGGCGAAAGCCAACACGCAGAGCTTCAAGGTGCTCATGGCGCCGGCAATTGAGCATTTGATGCGCACCAAGGCCGAGCAGTTGAAGGCGGCAAACGCAGCACTCGGCGGCAGCATCACGGGCGCGCAGATGGGCGCGATCCTCGCGTTCCTCGCCAGCAAGGTGCTGGGGCAGTATGATCCGTTCGGACCCTCCGGCCAGGGCAAGGGCGGCCGCCTGATGCTGGTTGCGCCGAACATCGTCTCGGTGGAGCGCGAACTCAACGTTGTCCCGGCGGACTTCCGGCTCTGGGTGTGCCTCCACGAGCAGACCCACCGCGTCCAGTTCGCCGCCGCGCCGTGGCTGAAGGACCATATGCTCGAGCACATTTCCGAGCTCACCGTGGGTCTGGCCGGCAAGGCCGATACCCTCGCCGAACGGCTCAGCGGCGCACTGAAGTCCCTGCCGAACCGCGGCCAGCAAGACAAAGAAAAGCACGACGACGACGGCGTCCCCTCCTCCGACGGCGGCATCCTCTCGCTGCTCCAGGAGCCCGAGGACAAGGCCCGGCTGTCCCATCTCACCGCCGTCATGAGCCTGCTCGAGGGCCACGCGAACGTGGTCATGGACGCCGTGGACTCCAGCATTGTGCCGACAGTGAAGACGATCCGCCGCCGTTTCAACGCCCGCGGTAAAACCCGCGGCCCCGTGGAGAAGTTCATCCGCCGCCTGATGGGCCTGGATGCGAAGATGCGCCAGTACAGCGACGGCGCCAAGTTTGTCCGCGCGGTCGTGGACGCCGTCGGCATGGAGGGGTTCAACCACGTCTGGGAGCGGGCCGAGAACCTGCCCACCGAGAAGGAGATCCACGCACCGCAGGAGTGGGTTGCCCGGATGGGGCTGTGATCCGGCGGCCGCGCCTCAATCCGGTTGTCGGCACGGCACGAAACCTGGTGCGGGCAGCGCTGGATGAGGCGCAGGTCCCTCCCGGCTCGCTGATCCTGGTGGCCTGCAGCGGAGGCGCCGATTCACTCGCCGTCGCCGCGACCACGGCGCACCTCGCACGGAGCGGGCAGTACCGGGTGGGCGCCGTCGTCGTCGATCACGGACTGCAGCCTGACAGCGCGGAAGTGGCCGAAGCCGCGCGCGGTCAACTGACGGAACTCGGCCTCGAACCGGTCGAAGTGCGGCGGGTGGAGGTGCCCAGCAGGGGGATGGGCCCGGAAGCCGCGGCCCGGACAGCCCGCTACGCCGCGCTCGACGCAGCCGTGGAAGACCACGCAGCCGGCGCCGTCCTGCTCGGTCACACCCTCGATGACCAGGCGGAACAGGTGCTCCTCGGACTCTCGCGCGGATCGGGAACGCGCTCGCTGAGCGGCATGCCGGCGCGCAGGGGCGTCTACCTCCGTCCCTTCCTGGGCCTCCGGCGGTCCGACACCGAGGAGATCTGCCGATTCAGCGGGCTCGCCCCGTGGCACGATCCAACGAACGCCGACCCGTCCCTCACCCGCTCCCGCGTCCGCACCCAGGTGCTGCCCTACCTTGAGGACGCGCTCGGCCCCGGCATTGTGGAAGCCCTCCACCGCACCTCACGCATCCTCGCGCAGGACGCCGCCTACCTCGACGAACTCGCTTACGCCGAGTACACACGGCTAAGGACAACGCACGACGACGGCAGCCTCCTTTTGGGCGAGGATGCCCTGCGCGCCCTGCCGCCTGCGCTGCGCCAACGCGTGCTGGCGCTCGCCGTCGTCGAACTCGGTGGAGTGCAGCCCAGTTTCGAGCGGCTGCTCGCCGCGGAGAACCTGCTGCGCAGGAAGGGATCGGCTGGCCCGGTGCAGCTGGGCGGCAAGGTCAGCGCCCATCGCCAGGTGCGTGGACCCCGGGTTCCCCACGGTGACGCCAGCTATGGCAGTCTTGTCCTTAGGAAAAACCACCCCAAGCCGTCCTGAACGGCGCGGGCAAAAACCTCAATCCGGGAGTAATTGGTGGATTCACACGACGTCCAGGCGGACCTCAAGCACGTTCTCTACACCAAGGAAGAGATTCAGCAGCGGGTCCAGGAACTGGCCGCCGAGATTGACCGGGACTACGCAGACAGGGACGTCCTTATTGTCGGAGTCCTGAAGGGCGCCGTCATGGTGATGGCGGACCTCGCGCGCGCCATGCATTCCCACGTCACGATGGACTGGATGGCGGTATCCTCCTATGGCTCCGGCACGCAGTCCTCGGGTGTGGTGCGGATCCTGAAGGACCTGGAGACGGATCTCATGGGCAAGCACGTACTCATTGTCGAGGACATCATCGACTCCGGCCTGACCCTCTCCTGGCTCAAGGCAAACCTGCTCTCCCGGGGGCCTGCGTCCGTTGAGATCTGCACCCTGTTGCGCAAGCCGGAAGCGGCGAAGGTCACCATCGATGTGAAGTACGTCGGCTATGACATCCCCAACGAGTTCGTGGTGGGCTATGGCCTTGACTTCGCGGAGAAGTACCGCAACCTGGACTTCATCGGAACCCTCGCCCCGCACGTCTACGAGTAGCCGGTTCAGGGGCTGGGGCGCCCATCCGCTACGCCCAGAGGGAACTTTCCTTTGCGCATGTGCGTGGATTCTGCAGACGATGTAAAGCTGGTACTTGTTCGAGCGCACTGCACTGGAGACCAGCTATACGGACCAGCGCTATTTGGTTGATGAAGCAGGAGGGACAGGGCATCCAGCCCTGAGTTGAATGAAATTCAAGAACATTTTCAGAGGACCCATTTTCTGGATAGTGCTGGCTGTTGTCGCACTCCTGGTGATCCTGCCCTCCGTCTTCAACAACAGCGGTTCGCGCGTGGATACCAAAGTGGGTCTGGAGCTCCTCGCGAATGACCAGGTGGAGCAGGCCAAGATTGTCGACGGCGAGAACCGGGTGGATCTCACGCTCCGTGAGGACTACGAGGAGCTCGGGCAGAGCGTTTACTTCCTCTTCAGTAACAACCGCGGGGAACTCGTTGTCGAGGCGATCAACTCCTCCGACGTGGACGGCTTCACGGACCAGCCCATCGAGAACAACTGGTTCACCAGTATCCTCGGGCTGATCCTGCCCATCCTCATCCTGGGCGCCATCTTCTGGTTCCTGCTCAGCCGGATGCAGGGCGGCGGCTCCAAGGTCATGCAGTTCGGCAAGTCCAAGGCCAAGCTGATCAGCAAGGACATGCCGCAGGTCACCTTCAATGACGTCGCAGGCGCCGATGAAGCGGTGGAAGAACTCCACGAGATCAAGGAGTTCCTGCAGGAGCCCGCCAAGTTCCAGGCCCTGGGCGCCAAGATCCCCAAGGGCGTGCTGCTTTACGGCCCTCCCGGTACCGGTAAAACCCTGCTCGCGCGCGCCGTTGCCGGTGAAGCGGGCGTGCCGTTCTATTCAATCTCCGGCTCGGACTTCGTCGAAATGTTCGTCGGTGTGGGTGCCTCGCGTGTCCGCGACCTGTTCGAGCAGGCCAAGTCCAACGCTCCGGCCATCATCTTCGTGGACGAGATTGACGCCGTCGGACGCCACCGTGGTGCCGGCGTCGGCGGCGGCAATGACGAGCGTGAACAGACGCTGAACCAGCTCCTGGTGGAGATGGACGGCTTTGACGCCAACACCAACGTCATCCTCATCGCTGCAACCAACCGGCCTGACGTCCTGGACCCGGCACTGCTCCGTCCGGGCCGCTTCGACCGGCAGATCGGCGTCGAGGCCCCGGATATGGGTGGCCGGATGCGCATCCTCCAGGTTCACGCGAAGGGCAAGCCGATGGCCCCCGGCGTGGATCTGCGCTCCGTGGCGAAGAAGACGCCGGGCTTCACCGGTGCGGATCTCGCCAACGTCCTCAATGAGGCAGCTCTGTTGACCGCACGGTCCAACGCGCAGCTCATCGACGACCGCGCCCTCGATGAGGCGATCGACCGCGTCATCGCGGGCCCGCAGAAGCGCAGCCGCGTGATGAAGGAACTCGAGCGGAAGATCACGGCGTACCACGAGGGCGGCCACGCCCTGGTGGCGGCAGCTCTCCGCAACACCGATCCCGTCACCAAGGTCACCATCCTGCCGCGCGGGCGTGCCCTGGGGTACACCATGGTGCTGCCGGCGGATGACAAGTATTCGATCACGCGCAATGAACTGCTCGACCAGCTTGCGTACGCCATGGGCGGCCGCGTGGCCGAGGAAATCGTCTTCCACGACCCGTCCACGGGGGCTTCCAACGACATCGAGAAGGCAACCTCCACGGCGCGCAAGATGGTCACCCAGTACGGCATGAGCGAACGCATCGGCTCGGTGAAGCTGGGCCAGGGCGGCGGTGAGCCGTTCCTCGGACGCGACATGGGCCATGAGCGCAACTACTCGGACCACATCGCCTACATCGTTGACGAGGAAGTCCGCCGCCTCATCGACAACGCCCATGACGAGGCCTACGCAATCCTCACGGAGAACCGCGACGTCCTCGATCGGCTGGCGCTGGAACTGCTGGAGCGCGAAACCTTGAACCAGGCGGAGATCGCAGAGGTCTTCGAGGACATCCGGAAGCGGGACGCCCGTCACGTCTGGCTTTCCAAGGACAGCCGGCCCGTGCATTCGCTGCCTCCCGTGGTTACTCCGAAGGAACGCGCCGAGGCAGAAGCCTCCGGTGAGCCGGATCCGGACAGCGTTTCACCCCAGGACCAGATCGCCGATGCAAACCTGCCACGGGACTTCGACGTTCAGGGTGACGGACTGCCGGAACCGGAGACAGAATCGGATGACAAGGGCGGCGCGACGGGAACCAACCGTTCCGACTAGGCGGGTCGAACCCCGTAACCACTGGG
This genomic interval carries:
- the ftsH gene encoding ATP-dependent zinc metalloprotease FtsH, yielding MKFKNIFRGPIFWIVLAVVALLVILPSVFNNSGSRVDTKVGLELLANDQVEQAKIVDGENRVDLTLREDYEELGQSVYFLFSNNRGELVVEAINSSDVDGFTDQPIENNWFTSILGLILPILILGAIFWFLLSRMQGGGSKVMQFGKSKAKLISKDMPQVTFNDVAGADEAVEELHEIKEFLQEPAKFQALGAKIPKGVLLYGPPGTGKTLLARAVAGEAGVPFYSISGSDFVEMFVGVGASRVRDLFEQAKSNAPAIIFVDEIDAVGRHRGAGVGGGNDEREQTLNQLLVEMDGFDANTNVILIAATNRPDVLDPALLRPGRFDRQIGVEAPDMGGRMRILQVHAKGKPMAPGVDLRSVAKKTPGFTGADLANVLNEAALLTARSNAQLIDDRALDEAIDRVIAGPQKRSRVMKELERKITAYHEGGHALVAAALRNTDPVTKVTILPRGRALGYTMVLPADDKYSITRNELLDQLAYAMGGRVAEEIVFHDPSTGASNDIEKATSTARKMVTQYGMSERIGSVKLGQGGGEPFLGRDMGHERNYSDHIAYIVDEEVRRLIDNAHDEAYAILTENRDVLDRLALELLERETLNQAEIAEVFEDIRKRDARHVWLSKDSRPVHSLPPVVTPKERAEAEASGEPDPDSVSPQDQIADANLPRDFDVQGDGLPEPETESDDKGGATGTNRSD
- the tilS gene encoding tRNA lysidine(34) synthetase TilS, with protein sequence MIRRPRLNPVVGTARNLVRAALDEAQVPPGSLILVACSGGADSLAVAATTAHLARSGQYRVGAVVVDHGLQPDSAEVAEAARGQLTELGLEPVEVRRVEVPSRGMGPEAAARTARYAALDAAVEDHAAGAVLLGHTLDDQAEQVLLGLSRGSGTRSLSGMPARRGVYLRPFLGLRRSDTEEICRFSGLAPWHDPTNADPSLTRSRVRTQVLPYLEDALGPGIVEALHRTSRILAQDAAYLDELAYAEYTRLRTTHDDGSLLLGEDALRALPPALRQRVLALAVVELGGVQPSFERLLAAENLLRRKGSAGPVQLGGKVSAHRQVRGPRVPHGDASYGSLVLRKNHPKPS
- a CDS encoding zinc-dependent metalloprotease, producing MDSSTPIQLVNWDLAASSAAKLAPPGPKLSPGEVAAVVENLRELADLSVEHVHRITGLEAARDLRDSDLVIVDRASWAKANTQSFKVLMAPAIEHLMRTKAEQLKAANAALGGSITGAQMGAILAFLASKVLGQYDPFGPSGQGKGGRLMLVAPNIVSVERELNVVPADFRLWVCLHEQTHRVQFAAAPWLKDHMLEHISELTVGLAGKADTLAERLSGALKSLPNRGQQDKEKHDDDGVPSSDGGILSLLQEPEDKARLSHLTAVMSLLEGHANVVMDAVDSSIVPTVKTIRRRFNARGKTRGPVEKFIRRLMGLDAKMRQYSDGAKFVRAVVDAVGMEGFNHVWERAENLPTEKEIHAPQEWVARMGL
- the hpt gene encoding hypoxanthine phosphoribosyltransferase, with the translated sequence MDSHDVQADLKHVLYTKEEIQQRVQELAAEIDRDYADRDVLIVGVLKGAVMVMADLARAMHSHVTMDWMAVSSYGSGTQSSGVVRILKDLETDLMGKHVLIVEDIIDSGLTLSWLKANLLSRGPASVEICTLLRKPEAAKVTIDVKYVGYDIPNEFVVGYGLDFAEKYRNLDFIGTLAPHVYE
- the dacB gene encoding D-alanyl-D-alanine carboxypeptidase/D-alanyl-D-alanine endopeptidase yields the protein MKRSTRVLTAMLLVVVLGVLAVPFGVHYGPQLAEALQERAPEPEPSVPAIQQAPEEVAAPTLVSRLDSGAPMPAPEVLAPLLNEALQVPGGTPVTGVVLDAATGESLFDQGGAELQLPASNIKLLTATAVLARIDPDRRLTTSVHRAGTGNVLVLKAGGDALLGSGESNPEAIVGRAGLATLAARTAEALTGGGPYQLVLDDTLFVGPVLNASWQEGDIQAGEIAPIYPLAINSSWLDESKQGGARADDAALAAAASFREALISEGIEVVEGIERQAAPEEATLVAAVESATVEEQVEHMLLTSDNYLAEVLARLAAEASGPPASFGGGLETIAEVINGLELETEGMVFGDASGLSPRNRVTPQQLAGVVRILLRSDNRALRHVLHGLPIASLSGTLAGRYNDDDAPTFAGAGLVRAKTGTLNAVTALSGYVVSADGRLLVFSFIASGLDGTTAPARDAVDAAAAVLAGCGCR